Proteins found in one Clostridium kluyveri DSM 555 genomic segment:
- a CDS encoding carboxymuconolactone decarboxylase family protein has protein sequence MESRYELGVRKLKEVDGTGGTAVVDSLKNIAPDLGKYIIEFAFGDIYTRPVLDLKQRELITLSALAALGGCEAQLEVHINGALNVGISKEEIIEVFLQCIPYIGFPKVLNAVSVAKDIFLNS, from the coding sequence ATGGAAAGTCGTTATGAACTAGGAGTACGTAAACTAAAAGAGGTTGACGGAACAGGCGGAACAGCCGTAGTAGATTCACTGAAAAATATTGCTCCTGATTTAGGAAAATATATTATTGAATTTGCTTTTGGAGATATTTATACCAGACCAGTACTTGATTTAAAACAAAGAGAACTTATTACGTTATCTGCACTAGCAGCATTAGGCGGATGTGAGGCACAATTAGAAGTCCATATTAATGGAGCATTAAATGTTGGAATATCAAAGGAAGAAATTATAGAGGTTTTTTTGCAGTGTATCCCTTATATTGGTTTTCCAAAAGTATTAAATGCTGTTTCAGTTGCAAAGGATATTTTTCTAAATAGCTAA
- a CDS encoding ABC transporter substrate-binding protein yields the protein MKIKKMMLGLLLIATIIVSLAGCGTTAVKNETSKDTAKTKTYTDMAGRKVTLSTNINKIVLIRSMDVYYMSAILGQEFDKKVVALGLNFKDSDIDGYKKYSEVFNMDKIKSLGSIYDDAISLESVVNLEPDLIIVDTQFKSKSCVNKMIEAGLPVVFTDMNSDPFHGVQKSMLMLGEMLGKEDKVEKMVEDANKKTDSVLTRVDKLLKAGTKRPTLYFECGNVTPTEIGGTRGDTSDGWGYLWNRLGADNIGVGQGSNPVNPEKVLTADPDVIVIGGANWDQTANIMRMGYYVTKEEASVHLDEYVQKRAGWSDLSAVKNGRLYAVHFNYTVYPYNFCGVEAMAKFLFPSEFKDLNPEKDRKEFFDKYMPVKYSGLFSADWK from the coding sequence GTGAAAATAAAAAAGATGATGTTAGGCCTATTACTTATTGCAACGATTATAGTATCATTAGCAGGATGTGGTACAACGGCAGTAAAGAATGAAACATCAAAGGATACAGCTAAAACAAAAACATATACTGATATGGCAGGCAGAAAAGTTACTTTGTCAACTAATATCAATAAAATTGTATTAATAAGATCTATGGATGTATATTATATGTCTGCAATTTTAGGACAAGAGTTTGATAAAAAAGTAGTTGCTCTGGGACTGAATTTTAAAGATAGCGATATAGACGGATATAAAAAATATTCAGAAGTATTTAATATGGATAAGATTAAAAGTCTAGGAAGTATATATGATGATGCTATTAGTCTAGAATCCGTTGTAAATTTAGAGCCTGATCTTATTATTGTTGATACACAATTTAAATCTAAGTCATGTGTCAATAAAATGATAGAAGCTGGACTTCCAGTTGTATTTACAGATATGAATTCAGATCCATTCCATGGTGTCCAAAAGAGTATGTTAATGCTTGGAGAAATGCTTGGAAAAGAGGATAAGGTTGAGAAGATGGTTGAAGATGCAAATAAAAAGACTGATTCTGTATTGACTAGGGTTGATAAACTACTTAAAGCAGGAACTAAAAGACCAACGTTATATTTTGAATGTGGTAATGTAACACCAACGGAAATTGGAGGAACTAGAGGAGACACATCAGATGGCTGGGGATATTTATGGAATAGGTTAGGTGCTGATAATATAGGTGTTGGACAAGGATCAAATCCAGTGAACCCTGAAAAAGTATTGACTGCGGATCCCGATGTAATAGTAATAGGTGGGGCTAACTGGGATCAAACTGCTAATATTATGCGTATGGGATATTATGTAACTAAAGAGGAGGCAAGTGTACATCTAGATGAATATGTTCAAAAGAGAGCAGGATGGTCAGATTTATCAGCAGTAAAAAATGGAAGATTATATGCAGTACATTTTAACTATACTGTTTATCCATATAATTTTTGTGGAGTTGAGGCGATGGCAAAATTCTTATTTCCAAGTGAATTTAAGGACTTAAATCCTGAAAAAGATAGAAAAGAATTTTTTGATAAATATATGCCGGTTAAGTATTCGGGTTTATTTTCAGCAGATTGGAAATAA
- a CDS encoding TfoX/Sxy family protein: MGELCKLHNIGNKLETQLNEVGIETVEQLKRIGSKQAWLDIKAIDNSACINRLCAIEGAIQGIRWHSLSNEIKSELREFYNTVK, encoded by the coding sequence TTGGGTGAATTATGTAAATTGCATAATATAGGTAACAAATTAGAAACACAGCTTAATGAAGTTGGAATAGAAACGGTTGAACAATTAAAAAGAATTGGAAGTAAGCAAGCTTGGTTAGATATTAAAGCTATAGACAACTCAGCGTGTATAAATAGATTGTGTGCCATAGAAGGAGCAATACAAGGAATTAGATGGCATAGTCTTTCAAATGAAATAAAAAGTGAATTAAGAGAATTTTATAATACAGTAAAGTAA
- the larE gene encoding ATP-dependent sacrificial sulfur transferase LarE, translating to MLLQEKFKLLKGNIKKRGSAAVAFSGGVDSTFLVRVAHEVLGDKLIAVTATSSTYPERELKEAIKYAKDMSVKHLIISSEELDIEGFASNPKNRCYYCKKELFTKIKKVAEENDVEYVFDGSNFDDTGDYRPGMQAAKELEVISPLKEANLTKADIRELSKELGLPTWNKPSFACLSSRFPYGKKITIPKLKMVDEAEQFLLDMGIRQVRVRHHGEIARIEVSPEERVKFFDIEVMDKIGKKFKEIGFTYVTLDILGYRTGSMNEVLSAEEKTV from the coding sequence ATGTTATTACAGGAGAAGTTTAAATTATTAAAAGGTAATATTAAAAAGAGAGGTAGTGCAGCAGTTGCTTTTTCAGGTGGAGTGGATAGTACTTTCTTAGTTAGGGTTGCACATGAGGTATTGGGCGATAAATTAATAGCAGTTACAGCTACTTCATCGACTTATCCCGAAAGAGAACTAAAAGAAGCAATTAAGTATGCTAAAGATATGAGTGTAAAACATTTAATTATATCTTCAGAAGAGTTAGATATTGAAGGCTTTGCTAGTAATCCTAAAAATAGATGTTACTATTGCAAAAAAGAACTTTTTACAAAGATAAAAAAGGTAGCTGAAGAAAATGACGTTGAATATGTTTTTGATGGTTCAAATTTTGATGATACTGGTGATTATAGACCGGGAATGCAAGCAGCAAAGGAATTAGAAGTAATAAGTCCACTTAAGGAAGCGAATCTTACCAAGGCAGATATAAGAGAACTTTCAAAAGAGCTGGGACTTCCAACTTGGAATAAACCTTCCTTTGCATGCTTATCTTCCAGATTTCCTTATGGAAAGAAAATTACTATTCCAAAGCTTAAGATGGTAGATGAAGCAGAACAGTTCTTACTTGATATGGGCATAAGACAAGTAAGGGTAAGACATCATGGAGAAATAGCTAGAATTGAAGTTTCTCCTGAGGAGAGAGTTAAATTTTTTGATATTGAAGTAATGGATAAGATAGGGAAAAAATTCAAAGAGATCGGATTTACTTATGTTACTTTAGATATCCTGGGATATAGAACAGGAAGTATGAATGAAGTACTTTCAGCAGAAGAAAAGACAGTTTGA
- a CDS encoding MerR family transcriptional regulator: MNYCIGEFSKKIRLSIDTLRYYEKIGLIYPSRDKINRRVYCEKDIEWLNFIFRLKETNMPIKEIQYYSKLRYEGDSTLRERLKLLEKQMDRLYTQKSNIENNIVHLEKKINTYKKMINKTVIKD; the protein is encoded by the coding sequence TTGAATTATTGTATTGGAGAATTTTCCAAAAAAATTAGATTAAGTATTGATACATTACGATATTATGAGAAAATTGGCCTGATTTATCCTAGTAGAGATAAAATAAATAGGCGAGTGTATTGTGAAAAAGATATAGAATGGTTAAATTTTATATTTAGATTAAAAGAAACAAATATGCCAATTAAAGAAATTCAATATTATTCTAAGCTGAGATATGAGGGAGACAGTACGCTGAGGGAACGTCTGAAATTGTTAGAAAAGCAAATGGACAGATTGTATACCCAAAAAAGCAATATAGAGAATAATATAGTGCATTTAGAGAAAAAAATTAATACTTATAAGAAGATGATTAATAAAACTGTTATTAAGGATTAA
- a CDS encoding spermidine synthase yields the protein METRTILKNKFYLYMTEFFAGMSVMAVELAASRLLAPYFSSSQIVWTIIIGTIMIAIALGNIWGGRSADKNPNPDKLYMRMIIAAIWIAAIPLLGKYIILAVSAALVLTISNNFLILATFLVCMIIFVFPLFLLGTVTPSLVKYTVSSLSDNGKIVGMLGAINTIGSIIGTFLPTFVTIPAVGTSVTFLIFSGILLMLGIIYFISIKAKKVQCIISVILFIFCSVFGSSDSFAFWEKNLLYEGESIYNYLQVKDTNDSIILSTNVLFGVQSIMKKDNSLTGMYYDYALAAPVMSGIHKKKNAKILVLGMGTGTYAKQCEKYFPSASIEGVEIDQKITNLASKYFKLPNTIKVNTYDGRAYLNSENKKYDVIMVDAYQDITIPFQMSSKEFFTIVKNHLVKDGVMVVNMNMHTEKKGNITQHLSDTIANVFNKVYTVNVDGSTNRELFATQNMEAAKTFEQNTRELRNNELKTLMYNIEDNMDTYVKGNYLLTDDKAPVELLGMRVIDELIQDELSYYKKIFKEKYKDLIIQGGEIDRAEAGGLDFPN from the coding sequence ATGGAAACGAGGACTATATTAAAGAATAAGTTTTATTTGTATATGACAGAATTTTTTGCAGGAATGTCAGTAATGGCAGTGGAACTTGCAGCGAGCAGACTTTTGGCACCGTATTTTAGTTCTTCACAAATTGTGTGGACAATTATTATCGGAACTATCATGATTGCAATAGCATTGGGCAATATCTGGGGAGGAAGAAGTGCAGATAAAAATCCTAATCCGGATAAGTTGTATATGCGAATGATTATAGCTGCTATATGGATTGCAGCAATACCGCTTCTGGGAAAGTATATAATTTTAGCTGTATCTGCAGCACTTGTTTTAACAATAAGTAATAACTTTTTAATTTTAGCAACCTTTTTAGTGTGTATGATAATTTTTGTATTTCCACTTTTTTTGCTGGGGACAGTTACACCTTCTCTAGTGAAATATACAGTAAGTAGTTTGAGTGACAATGGAAAGATAGTGGGTATGCTGGGTGCAATTAATACAATTGGAAGCATCATTGGCACATTTTTACCTACCTTTGTTACGATTCCAGCAGTTGGTACATCCGTTACATTCTTAATATTTTCGGGGATTCTTCTGATGCTTGGCATAATTTATTTTATAAGCATAAAAGCAAAGAAAGTACAATGTATTATAAGTGTTATTTTGTTCATCTTTTGCAGCGTATTTGGATCGTCGGATAGTTTTGCATTTTGGGAGAAAAATCTCTTGTATGAAGGAGAATCTATTTATAATTATCTGCAGGTGAAGGATACAAATGACAGTATAATCCTTTCTACCAATGTACTTTTTGGGGTTCAATCCATTATGAAAAAAGATAACAGTTTGACGGGAATGTATTATGACTACGCACTTGCGGCACCCGTTATGTCCGGAATTCATAAGAAAAAAAATGCAAAGATTTTAGTGCTTGGCATGGGAACAGGCACTTATGCAAAACAGTGTGAAAAATATTTTCCTAGTGCTTCCATTGAAGGTGTAGAAATAGATCAGAAAATAACCAATTTAGCCAGTAAATATTTTAAACTCCCAAACACTATAAAAGTAAATACTTATGATGGAAGAGCATACTTGAATTCTGAAAATAAGAAATATGATGTGATCATGGTAGATGCGTATCAGGATATAACCATACCTTTTCAGATGTCTTCCAAAGAATTCTTTACCATTGTTAAAAATCATTTAGTAAAAGATGGTGTCATGGTTGTAAATATGAATATGCATACCGAAAAAAAAGGAAATATTACACAGCATTTATCAGACACCATAGCAAATGTTTTTAATAAGGTATATACAGTAAATGTAGATGGCTCAACCAACAGAGAACTATTTGCAACGCAGAATATGGAAGCAGCTAAAACCTTTGAGCAGAATACTAGAGAGTTAAGAAATAATGAATTAAAGACATTGATGTATAACATTGAAGATAATATGGACACATATGTAAAAGGAAATTATCTTCTGACTGATGATAAGGCACCAGTGGAACTTTTAGGAATGAGGGTAATCGATGAATTAATTCAAGATGAATTAAGTTATTACAAAAAAATATTCAAAGAAAAATATAAAGATCTAATAATTCAAGGCGGTGAAATAGATAGAGCAGAAGCAGGGGGTCTTGACTTTCCCAATTAG